TCATTGCCATGATCGGCATATTAGCCGGAGAGACTTTTAAATACAATTTAACAAAGCAATTTGGCACTCGCTTCAAGCGATTAGTTATCCGAAGAATCATTTCCTATATGGATGCAGATTTGCATTACGCCATGCACAACTGCATCCCAGCCGAAGTGTTCCAGCAAAGTGGTCTCTTTGAGACACCACCGGATCGCTTCAATGGGGATGACCTGGTAACCGGCACAATTCTTGGCACAAAGATTCGATTCTCAGAGCTTCACACCAAAATTAACCTAGGAAGTGCAACAAACAAGCGCTACGTCACTCAGTTCAAAGGCCTATTCTTCGAGTTGGCTTTCAATAAGCGAAGCAATGGCAGTCTCATCATTCTGCCAGATGCCGTGGAGACAGCTGTTGGAAAAGTGGCCGGACAATGGCTACAAAGCTTGGGCACAACCCAAGGTAAGCTGATCAAGTTGGAAGACCCCGAATTCGAACGGCTTTTCGTCGTCTATGGCACCGATCAAATCGAAGCGCGCTATCTCTTGTCCCCAAGTCTTATGCGTCGCATCATCAAATTTCGGCACAAGGCCGGACGCGAGGTTCGGCTCTCCTTCGTAGATGGACACGTATACCTTGCTGTTAGCTACGCACGCGATCTGTTCGAACCGACGCTCTTCACCCCTCTGGAAAACAAAGCGCAGATCAAGCAATACCTTGATGATTTGCGCTTCGCCTTGGGCGTAGTCAAGGACCTCAACCTCAATCTCAAGCTCTGGAGCCACTAGACTGGCAGCGAGACGTCATCCGACACATTGCCACAGGAAAGCTCTTTGAAAGGTCGAATTGCTCACAGGCCGCCCTGTTTTGCTTGAAGCTTGGCCTTCATCACGTCCAAAGGTTCTACCAGGGTAGCAGGATAGTCGTCCCCGTCTGTCGGATTGATCAGCCCATCGGGCCATGGGCTTCGATGATTGAAGCCCCGGCGAACCATCTCGGCGGCAAGTCGGTCGTGCCGATCCTTCATGGCCTTGCTGTGCCCCACCCAGCGCCTGGTCTCGGGATGATTGGCGTAACCCTTGTTCAGTCCCGCGATCGCCTTTGCCATGATGAGCAGCTCGTTGTGCTCCGCAAGAAGGCGCTTGTCATCGAGCATCTCGACAGGAAATGGATACCAACTCCGCATCGAATCTCCCTTTCAAGGGGATGAACGGCCAACAAAGCTTGCCGCCTGGGAAGTACGCGCACTGCATCGCGCGTTCATCGGCTTTTTTCCGAAAGAATGCAACAAAGAGGGAGTGATTAAACTGAATTTTTCATCGAAGCTCCATATGAAAATATCCGCCATCGATAATGACATTAAAATTACTTTTGACTTATTACTTATTACTCCCTACACTGGGTCTGCTTGCCTGATCCATTCCTTCGTTGGAACGAAATCAAGGAGCCATTGCCTGCGTTTAGTGAAGACTAGGCAATAATAGATTCACGCTAGCACTCTTAGAGAGGCGACCATATGAATTTCCGTAAGACTCTGGTTTTGGTTTTTGGAACGTTCGGATTATTGGCCACCATCTCTGCGTGTGACCTACCATTCATCAGCAACCAACATCTCCAGTCCCCTGAATTGAAAGCCGCTCTTACTGCGAAGTCTATTCCCTATTCCAACCTTGAACAAGGAGCAGACGGCACTCCAGACGGCCCGATATTTACGACATTTAGATCTCAGCAAGAGGTTGACGACTTCCTCAAAGCACACCCGCTGATTAAGGCAGGAAACTCTCTGCCGAATGTTGATTTTTCAACCCATCTTGCAATATTTGCGCAATTAGCGCCTCAAAGCACAGGCCAAATAAAAATGGAGATCGTCAGTATCGAAGAGCAAGACGATCAACTCCTTGTGCATAGTGTGAGATGGTTACCACCAGAGGGAACACCAACGACTCAGTTGAGTACTTGGCCCTACCACTACGTATCGATTCAGCGCACCAGCAAGCCGATAGCATTTTCACCGGTTGTCAGTGCCCCGCTTAATCAAAGACCTAACGATACAACTCATTAATAATCAAATCCAACTTCGTTCACGCGATGGGTACTCGCCCCTCGCAGGCGGCTCCTCAAGGCGCGCTATGTCCGCCACTTGAGTGAGGCCGAGGAGCGCGGAGATAAGAATAGCCGTCAGGCTCGCCACGAACCTCAACCCCAGGTAGGACTACCTCAGGAGTTGAGGTTCGTGTTCATCGACGGGGTCGGGCCGGCCAAGCGGGATTTACAGCCAGCGTCCACCCTCTACGGAGCGATCCACTGAACGGTTACGTTATCTCTATGCTCCGCGGAAAAATCAAACATACACTCAAACACACCTAAGCAGCCGAATGAAACCAGTTTGGTTTCATTCGGCTCACTGGTTTCACATCGGCAAGCGAGTCCTTTAGACACACGCACAAAAAAGCACCAGCCCCGAGCCGGAAATATGCCAAAGAGCCACGGAAAGCGCCAGAGCAGGATGTGAAAGTCGGCCCCCTGATCTTTCGCTTACGAATCGCGCAAAATCACCTGAACGCCTCGTCGTTCGAGAAATACACACGCACGATCACTGACGGCCTTGGACTTATCGGCCACCGCGTTTCGAGGAACCACGACCTGATACCCTCGACGGGCAGCATCAAGCGCCGTCGCCTTGACGCAACCGGCCGTGAACACGCCTGCAATCACGAGCGTAGCGATCTGACGCTCAGCCAGGTGAGCGATGAGCGCAGGGTTGGTCAGAGCGCTCCCTCGCCACTTTTCAAAGAAGGCCGCACCCTCCGCCCGCAAGCGCGGATCGAGGGCACATCCGGGTGAGCCGGCGACGGCAGCGCCACGCCTGAAGAGGTTGCCAATCACGTCATGCCTACGGAAGGCGTTGCCAATGGTGACGACCTCCCAGCCTTCGCTCCTGGCGCGGCGAACCAACTCGTTTGAAGCTTCCAACAGCTCCTCGACTTGATCGCGTCCGACCGGCAAACGAGCAGCTTCGCTCAGAAAATCCAACTGATAGTCCAGTAGCAGCAGGGCCGTACGGGACCCGGCGAGGGCATCAAGCGAGGTCATTCCAGGTACTCCTAGACAAGCCGACCAAGGGTGAGTTATCGAAAGGGGGCCGGTAAGCCTGAGCAGGCAATATGCCATATGGCTACGGGCGCGCCTGAGGCGGTGGTCAGCTCAGCGCAGTATCGCTGCCAGCGGCGTTGTTGAGCACCCGGCGGAACTTGATGAATGACACGATCCGCCAGGGGATAAGATAGCCACAGAGCACCGTCATGAAGAGCGCTATTTTCGCCTGAGGCTCGAGGTTCGTCAGCTCGTGCCTAAGGGCCAGCCGGATGACCACGACGCCGACAAAGGCCACGACAAATCCCCAGTTCTTCCGGGCGTAAATGAAGTTGTCCGCTCGGACCTCGTAGTTGGTCGTCCAGATCAGCGGGATGGACAGCACCATCCCGAGGCCGAAGGCAATCCCGTACGCCCAGGCAGGCTCAGACACCTGTGGATTGAAAATCAGGGTCAGCCCCGGAAGCAAGGCAAGCAACGGGAGCAGCAGCCGAATCCCGCTGCCGCGGATCGGACGATACATGCTCCGCGTTCTGCGCCACAGCACCAAGGCTGCGATTGCGATCACGAAGAGATAGATACCGTTGCCACTCATTTGTTGCATGGGTTTCAGGTCCAGATTAGAGGCAGCCTGGCGTAAGCACAAAAAAAGGCACCAACCCCGAGCAGGCAAAATGCCAAAGAGCTACGGGGGGTGCCAGAGCCGGATATGGGAATCGAACCCATGACCTTTCGATTACGAATCGAATGCACTACCGCTGTGCTAATCCGGCGAACGTCTCGACGTTTCCTCGAAACAGGAACCAATCCTACCAGGAGATCCCACCCTTGTAAAGATGGAGCGACGCCTTCCGGGGTATGAAAAACCTATGCATCACCTCGAAGACTCCTGGCACCTGCGGGAGGCGAACCCTGAAGGTCGTCAGTTCAGCAGATGAAACGAGTGAAACTTAGATCTAGAGCCTGAGACGGCGCACAAGGTTTCGGCTATGCACCCCCTATTGCCTTCATTGACCTAATTTCACATCACTGAAAACAAATCACACCCCAGCAAAGAAACAAGCCTCCAGGAAATCCCTTGAGAACGCTGCTCAGAGTTCGCTTTCCTTCAAACCTATGCTATTGTTCGTTCGCATCGTTTTTGGGCGATTTTGGAGCGAACACCGCAATGGATCTTCCTGAGATTAAACAAAAGTTCGAGAGCCTTGGATTCAAGACAAACTCTTCCATTGCTGGGATTCTCGTTGCTTCGCATAAGCACGACAATAGACGCCATCTCACCTACCAGGAAGATAGCGACACTTTGGCCTTACATTGTGAAATACCGATGGACGGTTTTTGGCGCGAAATCTTCCAAGACGCTGAACTGGATCAACGAAAGCTAGAAGTCGTTCTTACGGCAATTCATGATCGCGTTGTTTGTATGAGCATCCGTACGCGACTGAATGATGCAGGGGATATATTACCCCTCTACCCCATTTTAGAACGTCTTGTAGACAGCCTAGTAAACTTTGGCGATAGGGTTTGAGGCTATTGCTTATCCTGCGCCTCGACGGTACGCACAAGAGCGACTGCAAGATTTCGGCCCTTCTCGCTTAGGCCACGAAAGATTTGCAAGAGTTCGGCTTCCTGTCTCTCATCCTGGGAGACGGGAGTTAAGCCTGCCATCTGCAAGAGCAATGGAAGTGGTTGCTCGTAGCCCTTTGCAATCTTGATCAGAACATCCGTCGTCGGGCTGGTTGGTTTGCCGGTAGTGCGGCTATAGCCGTTTTCGAGTTCTTGCAATCTGGTGTAGCTGATTCCAATTCTCTTCGCGGCTTCACGGGCAGAGAGATTGCGCTGGTGCCGTAGCTCTTTCAGGTATTCACCGATGCTCAATGCTGTTCTCCAAAGGGATATGGCCCGTTGGAGGATCGTATGACAAGCAACTGATGCGATTGAAAGTAATATTGATTTCAATTAGGCTTATCGATCAAATAGTAATCCTAGGCTGTGAAGCCCGTCCTAGTAGTAGATCGGAGACCAGAACGTCATGCAGGCAAAAACGGTGGGAGGTATCGTGGTCGCTATCGGCGTACTCGCGATCATTGGCTCCATGCTGCCGGATAGCAACTCTTCCGATTCGGAATCTCAACCCTCATATTCGCTCAGTGGTAGCGAAGCATCTGCAACTCCTGAACCCCAAGTCGCAGATCCTGCGACCATCCAGAAATTGAAAGAGCAGATTCACGCCCTGGATCGAAAGGGGCAAAAGATTGTGGAGGGTGTATTACCGCATATGGAGAAGTACTACACCAACGGAAGCGACCGTTCCAGAGAGAAGATTGAAGAAGCAGTTGGAGCCTGTCGCGGTGTGGCAGAAGAACTGCACGCGCTCTCCTCGGCTCACATGGGCGAGGTCAGTCTTTTGGATACCATTCCTGGTGAGGATAGACCCAAAAGCCCAGAGAGAAGCTGTGCTGAAGCAGCCCTACTGTTTGCCCAAGGATACGAGTTCTCGGCAGAAAGCTTTGATAAGTTTTTGGGATTCATGGAGGGCCCTCCTGACTTGAAGAGACTTAGGAAGGCCAAGGCGGATCTCGATACAGCTAACGGGCAGCGTTTGCAGGGGCTTGCTTCTTTGGCTACGGTTGACTGACGCCCGTACTGTACAAATACAAGAAGAGGCAGCGTGGCAGCTGCCTCTCTTTTTTTCAAGCCCGCTTGAGAATCCTCTGCACCGTTGCCGACTGGAACAAGGCTCCCTTCCTGGTGCGTTCACCCTGTTGGTTGAGCAGCTCCGCGATCTGTACGAAAGTTTGCCCCTGGTCCCGCGCATTACGCACGATGGGTAGGAGATGGGAGTAAGCCTCCTTAGCCCGCGCTATCGACACATCTCTAGCTGCCTGCACGCCTTTAGCAATTGCATCAGCGGTCAGGTTCTCAGGCTTTCCCAACTTCACTCCCCTTGCTTTTGCAGCTTGAAGAGCCGCCTTGGTGCGGGCACTAATCATTTCGGCTTCGGCCTCAGCCACAACAGCTAGGATCTGGATGGTCAGCTTGTTCGCGTGCGGATTGTCTACCGCAATAAAGTCTATCCGCGACTCCATCAGGTTGGCGATGAAGGCAACGTTACGGGCCAGGCGATCCAGTTTGGCAATGATGAGGGTGGCATTGCTGCGCTTGGCATGAGCGATGGCCTTTAGGAGTTCAGGGCGGTTGCTCTTCCTGCCGCTCTCTACATCCGTATACTCACCCAACTGTTCCCACTGTCCACCAGCCAGGAAACGCTGCACACTCGCCCGCTGAGCTTCGAGACCCAATCCGCTGATACCCTGGGCCTGGGTTGAGACTCGGTAGTAGCAGATACACTTCTGGTTGGACACTGAATATCCCTCAAAACTAGGCGTGGCTTCAATTTGAACGAAGAATACACTTCAGTAAACCAACCGTCAACGAAATGTTTTCGCGTTAACTGAACAAATATCCACCCGATCATGATCAGGTCAACCAGGAGGATGCTCGAACTCACCCCCATATCCCATATAAGGAATGCATCTCTGGGCTAGTAGGATGAGGGGGAGGTCTTTTTTGCCGGAAATGCCCTTAAGGGCTTGACTCATAAGTGACAATGCGATATGTTTACTATCGTGATTGTCAAAAATTGCCCTGTGCTCCGTTCGAGTTGCGTTCTTCGCAAACAAGCAGCAGAACACACCATATTGCAAGATCGTTGGAGTATTCTCGAACGACGGTCAAACAACTGAATCTTCGGCAAGAGGCTCCGCGTTCTGCGGGGCCTTCACCATTTAGACGGAGGAACAACAATGAAGAACGACTCGTAGTATTCGATCGAATGACTCGGCCATCAATCTTCGAAAGAACGAAACTCAGCTTCGGCTGGGTTTTTTGCGTTCTAGGGAAAGTGAAAGATTTCGTCTGATTTGAGAGGGTTTTCATTTTCGTGCGTTGAGATGGGCGGCGGCAAAACTCCCCCCTCTCAGATAGTTCTTGCTACTGAGACAACGAGCGGCGCACGCAACCTCCTGAACCCTCAAGTTTCTCACCTCAAGACACTTTTGAAAGGAATATTCCGTGTATATATTAGGCGATTTATTAAACAGTGAGACAATCAACCAAGAATCAGATTTTATCAAGGAACGAACCGACGACGAGTGGATAGCAACCTCAGAGATCGAAAAATACTCCGAAAACCTGTTTCGTTATCGAGGTCTCGTCCCAAAAGGAATTTGCGAACTCATCAAGAAAGAGTTTGGAGACAACAGGAACGGTGAATTTGTTTTTTCACTTGTCTCTCATGTTATTGGCGCAGGCAATGCAGTTATTGCTCACACCTCGTTGCTGCGAAAACTTCCGGGCGCGACTCAAAACAATATTCGTCGAAGCGAGATAGTCCAAAGAACCGCCTTCTTATTAGAAGCATCAGAAGCGCGTTTCGACAGAGAAGAAGGGAATCTTGCCCGAGTATTTGCATTGAGAGAGGAGCACAAGCCACTACTTGCGGATGCGCAACTATTCCAAAAGTGGAGCGATTTCATTCATCGAAAACCCTCTAAAGCAAAAATACTTAGTTTCGATGAGAAGGCATTTACCCAGCGAGTACAAGAATCTGGAACAGTTGTTCCTTATTCGAGAGGTTTCATTCAAGCTATGGAACGACTTAGGCAGCGCTCACTTTTCTTTGATCGTGTCGCTGCTCTTTCCGACCCTTTAGTTCTGCAAGATGAGGTGATGCTAGCGCAGGCTAAGAATCTATATGCGGGAAGAAACTATACATCCTACTACCTACAAAACAGTGGCCGAATTGGAACATCTCAAAGAAATATGCAAGGTATCAAAAGATACCTGCGGAAATATTTCAAGCCAGAGAATGAGGACTATTGTCAGCTCTATTTTGACTACAGCTCGCAAGAACCACGTATTCTAGCCACCCTTTCTGGCGATGCAGACCTCAAAGGACTACTTACGGAGAATAAACTATATGAAACCCTTCAGAGCAAGCTAGAACTACGGGATCGCGACATGGCAAAGATCGTGTTCAACAGTATTGCCTATTACACAACAGGCCAAGAACTCGCAAAACGAATTTTTGAAACAAATTTCCCAGATAAATACCAAACATCTTACGGGCAAAAGCTAATTGATGTTGTAAGTGAAAAATTCCAAACTGCAACTGCCTGGTGCCATAACAAGGCTGAGGAGATACAAGCTACCGAAGAATCTCAAAGCTTAGGAGGTACTATTCGCAGAGTATTTGAGCGAATGGAAACCGGAAAAATCTCTTATAACGAAGCCAGGCGAGCTGGAATAAACCACATCTTGCAAGGTACTGGTGCAGATATTCTTCGCTTGCTAGTAGAACAACTTGATCAGGCACTCGAACCTTATGGGGCATACCTTGTTCTACCAATTCACGACGGAATTCTAGTAGAAGCACCTGTAAAGCACAAAGAACTAGCAA
Above is a window of bacterium DNA encoding:
- a CDS encoding DUF1453 family protein gives rise to the protein MSGNGIYLFVIAIAALVLWRRTRSMYRPIRGSGIRLLLPLLALLPGLTLIFNPQVSEPAWAYGIAFGLGMVLSIPLIWTTNYEVRADNFIYARKNWGFVVAFVGVVVIRLALRHELTNLEPQAKIALFMTVLCGYLIPWRIVSFIKFRRVLNNAAGSDTALS
- a CDS encoding helix-turn-helix transcriptional regulator produces the protein MSIGEYLKELRHQRNLSAREAAKRIGISYTRLQELENGYSRTTGKPTSPTTDVLIKIAKGYEQPLPLLLQMAGLTPVSQDERQEAELLQIFRGLSEKGRNLAVALVRTVEAQDKQ
- a CDS encoding cysteine hydrolase, producing MTSLDALAGSRTALLLLDYQLDFLSEAARLPVGRDQVEELLEASNELVRRARSEGWEVVTIGNAFRRHDVIGNLFRRGAAVAGSPGCALDPRLRAEGAAFFEKWRGSALTNPALIAHLAERQIATLVIAGVFTAGCVKATALDAARRGYQVVVPRNAVADKSKAVSDRACVFLERRGVQVILRDS
- a CDS encoding DUF3137 domain-containing protein; translated protein: MAILRVSELYEKLRPDLRNLERERKRVALLLRMNMFVVVALAIPIAWYIIRSIEEPNEINQILSFTFAIIAMIGILAGETFKYNLTKQFGTRFKRLVIRRIISYMDADLHYAMHNCIPAEVFQQSGLFETPPDRFNGDDLVTGTILGTKIRFSELHTKINLGSATNKRYVTQFKGLFFELAFNKRSNGSLIILPDAVETAVGKVAGQWLQSLGTTQGKLIKLEDPEFERLFVVYGTDQIEARYLLSPSLMRRIIKFRHKAGREVRLSFVDGHVYLAVSYARDLFEPTLFTPLENKAQIKQYLDDLRFALGVVKDLNLNLKLWSH
- a CDS encoding recombinase family protein, whose translation is MSNQKCICYYRVSTQAQGISGLGLEAQRASVQRFLAGGQWEQLGEYTDVESGRKSNRPELLKAIAHAKRSNATLIIAKLDRLARNVAFIANLMESRIDFIAVDNPHANKLTIQILAVVAEAEAEMISARTKAALQAAKARGVKLGKPENLTADAIAKGVQAARDVSIARAKEAYSHLLPIVRNARDQGQTFVQIAELLNQQGERTRKGALFQSATVQRILKRA
- a CDS encoding pyrimidine dimer DNA glycosylase, translating into MRSWYPFPVEMLDDKRLLAEHNELLIMAKAIAGLNKGYANHPETRRWVGHSKAMKDRHDRLAAEMVRRGFNHRSPWPDGLINPTDGDDYPATLVEPLDVMKAKLQAKQGGL